From Heliangelus exortis chromosome 11, bHelExo1.hap1, whole genome shotgun sequence:
ATTAATAGGGTTTTTTGTAACTAGAAAAAGAGactttcaagtaaaaaaatatcctgAGTATTAGGTTGATGGTAACAGCAATGAGTGAGtgctgacttctttttttttcagtgttcatatgctgcaggaaaaaatttgATGGAGAGTGCATATAGATGCTAAAAACCTGTAACATCCTGTGTTAAAGCAGTTACACGGCAATGCTCTAAACTAAGTTGTAAAGAAGCAGTCTGCAAATGTTCTAATCAATACaatggaaagcagcaggaaaacaaaccacataaaataaacaaataaacaaagtaATAACCTTTTATAATAGTGAAAACAGAAACTGTACAGTACAAAAAAGCCCAGCAAACAGCTAACAACAATGAGCAAGGCTCAGCACTAAGCTGCTGCATTGTAGAAAGAAAGATCTGGTCTGGCTTTGTAGTTCAACCCAGATGTTGCAGCTCTGGTGAGTGCCTGGGAATAAACCCAAGCAGCCTTCAACCTTCTTTGACCCCCAGGAGCCAAGGGGGTTGTCCCTGTTTCCTGAGAAGGAACTCCTCATGTCCCAGCCATGAGCTGGGAGTCTGTGTCTGGTCCCCCCTCAGAAGCAAGCTTGGGGATGCCTTGTGCGTCTTGTCCTGATTTTGGAGAACGGATGAGCCCGTTTCTCTTGTCCTGTGTCCCAGCTTCCCTGTGGTCAGGGAGGGAAGGTGAACTTTATGGTGAACACCAGCTGCTCACCACTGGCAGTCACACCTTGTCACCTAACAGGGGCTGTGGTGAGAATCCCTttcctgtgctcctggaagGCATCTCTTGCCATGGCATCCCCTTGCAGCAGGCACTAAACAAAGCCACATCCCATTTTTTCTCAAGTGCAAAGGGCATCTGCCATCTCCTGCTGGTCTACAAATCAATTTAACTCTATGGCCAAGTGCCAGATCACATCAATTAGAAGATATTACTGACTGAGAGAGCTCAGGAGACCAGATAATGAACTCTGGTACTGTGCAAGGGGAACTTGTTAAATATTTGCTTGGTCCTCAAAGTGAAGAGCCTGGCGAGGCTGTGGCTTcatgcagaggcagcagcataAGCAGAGGCTGCTACTTTTCCTTGGCTGCCTTCTTGATCCTCCCAATTGTTTTGCTGAGCTGGGATCTGCAGGTATTTGATGCCATCCTGGGGAGCACCTGGTGCTCATCAGGGATGTGAACCTTTTGGCCATgtaggagagaaaaattaatttgaaatgaaGATTAGTGAAAAAATGTGGCAGTGCAGATAAATCACTGCTAAGGGGGCATGGTCACTGAAATGGGCTCTCTTCCAGTGTGCAATAATAATAGTCCTTTTAAAGAATGATACTTGGAGGATCATCTGCaaatcaatttaaaattttagCCTTAGACATTCCACTATCACCATGAGGGATGCCCTGGCCAGGAAAACAGTGGTGCATTGTTGTTTGTCAAGGAAAAGCTATTTCCCCTCCAGGCTCTTGTGGAAGCTTGAATTTAAACTAATAGGCTCTGACTCAGTTGACAATTTATAGGATGCTTTGTGCTCACTTGGGACCTCAGAGGACAACCACAAGTTGGTACCTTTCCTCTTGGATTTAGAAATAACTTGTGCAGGTCCCCTAAGCACACCTTGGCTTTactcctggcagcagcaagaggTCACAGAGAGCatttttccagtgaagaaatttctctGCAGAAGCAACACCAGCGTTGCACCTTGCTGTATCTGATGTATTGGAATGCAATGTCTGAGGAGAGGGGTGCAGCCCAGCTGATGTTGGGGCAATGTGTCATTAGCCATGGGTTTTGACCTTGATTTGAGACATTTTGCAGCCAGGCAAGACAGCAGTGTAGGTGCTTTCTGGTTGCAAGAATACTTACTGGAGACTCTTAAATCCTTTTCCCTATTTTTGTACAAGGCAAAGGAAAATCCTGTACAAGGGCAATGAATTCCTCACCCACAGCCAACCAAGCTCCTTGCTTGGGCAATCTGGAAGGTGTGTGGTACCCAGAGCCCTGCTACAAATCAACATCTGGCAAGATAGAGGCAGAAATCCCCCCATGCTGTCTCCTGACCAGGAGACAGGCTGccctgaggagcagggtggTTTTGCACCTTCTGTGCCCACAAATCCTAGTGTCTGGCCAACCACCCTTGCACCATGCTGGGGATATGGGAAGGTTGTCAGGTCCTCCTTGTGACCCCAAAGAGGACAAGGCTGAGCTTCTCTAGCCCAGGGACTCCTGAAGAAGCCCCAGGCTCCCAGAAGGTGAAGATTTTCTGGAAAGGAGCTCAGATACAGCTCTGAGAGCAGGATTCTGAGGTGAGCTGGAGAAAGTCCAAAACTTCCCTCAGGACAGAGCTCAGAGacatctgctgcctgctgcatgGATGTGGGCCAAAAAGTCAGGAGATgctaaaaaaagagagaaactttttttttttttttttatgcccaAGGCCACTTTCTTTTCACCTCCAGGAGAAGGTTGTGGGCTTCATTTGGGTGGGCACAGGGGACAACAGGGTCCTACAGCTGGGCACAGCAAACCTGGAGCCACCAGCACTCCTGACCCTCACCCCTACCAGGGTACCTTGTGCTGAGGGGGAAACAATGGGTAAATTGATCCTGAAATCAACTTACCCTGTAATCAATTTAGCACTGCCCTAAAATAGCATCCACTGCTTTTGCTCAGGCCtaccagcaccagcaccagcaccagcaccagcaccagcaccagcaccagcaccagcaccagcactcACTGCCTGGCAGGCAGCTTCCTCGCACACCAGTTTTGGGAATCACTCAGGTGCTTTGGGTAactccatctctgctggggcAGCTGTGACAAATTTGCACCCTTGGCCTTTAAATTGAAGTTCCTGGAGCTCTCTTCTGGCTTGGGGGAAGTTGTCTACAGGGTAGAGGTGAAGCTGAGCAGAGGTAGGAAGATGCAGTTcttggaggagcagctggattCAGCTTTGGTGCTCTTGGTTCAGCATGGGGACCTGGTGCTTAGAAAGTTTGTTGTAGAAGAGCTATTTCAATGGGTTTGACATCCTCTCTACAAAGAGCTTCCCTTCTACATTTGGAGATTTTTGTTGCAGTTAATCTTGAACATggctctctctgcttctggaggttattgattttatttttatctaaatCTGTTCTCCTTGCTTTGCCTAAATCCTGGCTtccagcaaaaattaaaaaagacaataaaaccCAACtaaatctcttctttctctgccctGCTGTAGCACCAGGTCTGTGACCTGGGtgtagcagaagaaaaaaattcctccttgGCTCTTCAGAGGCctggagaaaaaaccaaaacacttctgCTGTGTCAACCACCTGGGAGGTCTTGTTGAGAGTTGTGCAACACTGCGTGGGACAAGAGACCCTGCTTTCCTGAccagagaaaagggaaatgtGCATCTAAAGGGAAACCATGGCTTTATGCTTGCCTGGAGCATCCTTCTTGGTGGCTGGTTTCTTCATGCTTGGTGGAGCTCAGCAGTTCTCAGAATcttctgctggagagcagtgatcCAGGACGTGAGTAACACTGAGATGTTGGATGGAAAGGTcttggaggggtgggggaggtgCTTCTGTGTGTGCTGCCTTATCGTGGGATGGTAATACATGCAATGAATCATACTGCCTGATAATGCTGCATCTGGTTGTGATATTTTGCTGGTAAGAAATATAAGGGCAGCCTCTGATACTATTTGAGTGTGTTTTTTTATAGATCCGAGCTCTGTCTGGTTGGTGTGTAATGAAAAAGCTGGGTATAATTTATAGTAGTGCTGTTGGTATAATTAAGTGTCAAAAGGAaagtacaaaataaaaccctgaaGTGTACTTCAGAGTTGAAAGGAAACAATGGATTTTCTGTGTGAAATGCTGGTGTTcatagtgggttttttttgaagatTCTGATTAGAAATGGATGTGGtatcatagaaaaaaaatcagttttgatgAAAATGGTCAGATCAGCAATATTTATAATTCCTTCATTAGCTATGCAGTATTAACCCAAACTAAAACACTCAGTAGCTATTCAGGGTCAAGGTGGTGACTTTAAAAGGGGCAGAGCTGGTAGGTGATGTTCACATTGGTTTTGACTTTAAGCAGTAAGGCAGGAGGCCATTCTTCAGGCTtgattgctgcttttcttcaggatGCTCATATCCTTGCTGCTTAGTGATAAAGAGAATttctggaattttaaaattgattGAAGACTTCAGAAGTACGTGAGGGACATGCTGAACTACTCCTACCGTGCTGCCCCCTGCAAATTTGCAgtgagctgctcctcctcctcgtgTCCCCTCATTCCCAAGAATTCCCCTCAatgctttctcttctgtgtgCGTGTTTGGTTTTCCACGAAGGTTTAATTACAGACCTGTGCTTTCTAGTTTTTACTCCATTTGCTCCATGTTATCTAATTAGCAGCTGTAACAGAGGTGGGGTAGACACTGTCAATGCAGAAGTGAAatgctgcaggagcagaaatCCCTGGTGGCAGCTGAGCCATCACCTGGGTCAGATTGTAGGATCCCCACCTTTGTCAAGGAATAATGAGGGACCATAATGAGGGAACCAAGGATAATGGTTGGGAGCTGTGAGTGCAGGGAGGGTTTCTTGTCCTCCTTCTCTCTGTgtgctgggtgcagggcagACTTGCTTCAGGGCTCAGGCAGCTCAGTTTCcctgcagagggatggatgCCCTGGAGATGTCACATTCTAGGGCTGGATCTGGGCTGTGTCCCTGGGTtgctcacctctgctgcctgcttggAGTGTGTGGTGCAGAGGCAACATTGCTACTTGAGAAATCTAGCTAGTCTTAAATATCAAATGTTTCCAAAAACTGCTTTCCTGACAGCTTCAGCACACGATgcaattttaatacatttttgcTTGATTTCTAGTTTGcctccaggagctgcctggccaAGTCCCAGTGCAAAGTATGGAGCTTTGTAACTAGAAAGTGTATCATTCAACGCTTCTAATGCCATTGTGGATTGAATTGAGCCCTGAGAATAAATGCAACCAGGGATCTTAAACTGTGGGTAGtgttaaaaatatatgtgtaaGTACTGTTTTCCTTCTAGTTAGCAAGAAGGAATAGTAGCCAAAGGGTATCAATCAATTTTAACACaaggagttttaaaaaaaataaagtgcaaaGGCAAAAGAATGTTGGCTGAAATCAAGAATTTCCATTGCAGCCTTAAAGTGAAAGTTAGGGATTTAATATCCTTATATCCCCTGATATGTAAAACCACAAGACAGCAAAGATAACTGGTTTGAAACCTGGCAAATCCTGGTTGGCAAGGTTGGAGACAGAGGGTAAGGAGATGAGTTCGAGTTTtccacagcagggacagctaAAGCCATTGCAATGGTGCTGCTGTCctggtgcagccccagcaccactgTGGaccaggatggagctgggtgTGGGACAGGGGAGCTGGTGCATGGGTGTCACTCCTAGGATTGGCACTTCAGATGCAAGACTGCAGGGGTGGCTGCTCCTTTGGCTGGCTCCTTGCCCCAGCAGCAATGCCCAGACCACATGCAGGTCATGGTGTCACTGCTGTCCTTGGGTCTCTCCAGGTGAAGGTTGAGGCTTTATAGGCTCAGTTATTGCTAAGGATGGAAGCTGCAGGAGCATAGGGGAACAGCATCAATCTGGCTCCATGGAAACTTACTTTAGGGATCTCTAGAAATGTTACTGCCTTCCTCTCTCATACACTCCCTCTGTTTTCTGGGGTCCCAGCTCCTGGATGGACCTGTTAGACACCTGAAGTCTGCTGTCCTCATAGCCCTCCCTACAGGTACCATGGAGATTTCTGGAGGCTGAGCACAGCATTCTTTCCATCAAAGTCCTGTGTTGACCCCTGAGCCCTAGGGATGGGGGTTGAAGATGCCCTCTGAGCCCTGCAATGACCCAGCAAGATGGGAAGATATTTGgaaggcagaggctgcagcagcagtgcttgTGCAGCTCCCAGGTTACCATCAATCCCtgcttctttcagaaaaaaatctttatgcACACAGTTCTCCAGGGTGTCTGCCCAAATTCAGCCACTGCTGGCTTCAGTTCAGGTCTACTATTTTAGCCATAGCAACTATGCTGGGAACAGAAGAAAGACTCCAGCCTCTGCTTCTGCCCCATTTATCAATGGGCTTTTGTCTTTATGGCAAACTGGGCTGCAGGCATAAAGCTCCCTGAGGGCTCAGTGCAGGACAGGCAGATATATCAAGTGCCATTCTTCCAGGCATCACAATtctctttcaaaatgaaagaattaGCAATTTTCCCCCTCATCTATTTCAAGTGAGGGAGTACCCTGAGCACTTTTTACTCAGCATATCCCATACTCTGTGGCTTCTTCAAAGGGACGCCACAGATGCTTCAAATTCACTTGCTGGCAGGGGGAGTTCCAGTCTCTGGCCATGTTTCTTCTGGTATGTAATTTGTTACTGATAATGAATTGCTGAAATAGAGCATTCTGCAATCCTCCCCTGAAGTGCAGATCTGTTCTGCTCTCAGCTCTTCCTCACTGAGGGAATAACCTGAAACAGCTCCTTTGGAAGGGCTGAACTTCCAGAAGAACCAGAGGAAGACTTGGAGCTccatcagctctgccctgaTCTCTGTAGTGGTGTTGCTGCACAGGGAACATCTCTCTCTTCTCGCCCTGCAAGGTGAGCTGTCAGAAATGTAAATTTCTCAAAAAtcatgtgaattttttttttttttaaggtcctAGCAAATAGCAGTGAACCACAACAGAGACAACAAGAAGGCTTTCCATGTTGAAGCTCTTTATTGTGTTAGATAAATACACTTGCAACAAGTTTCAATTATTTCCTCTGAGTGCAATCCCTAGTAGAATGGCataatttaaaagagaaaaaaaacccaaaccaaaactagCAGAGGCACTTGCTGCATGCAGCTGAAACTATTACCAAGCCCAGTGATGCAGTCCCTCTAAaccagacccttcaccagccagGAGCACAGCTTTGCACACCAGGCTTGGGGGTCAGTGTTGAGAGGGAACCTGCTGGGGTGGGCAAGTCCCAACTCTGAATGCAAGGCAAGTCCCAAATCTTTCAGCTTTCAGTGTGATGTTTAGTATTGCTTTTGTGAGGCTGTGTGATTATAACTGGGGGGCTCAAGGAAAGGCAGAAATTGGAATGCTCTTACTTTATCTGTATAAAACCGATCCTATTGACCTTTTTTATGGTCCTGTGAAAAGACTGGACATGAACGTGTGGATGGTTATGCAGACCTTTTTGTCAGCAGAAGGATGGACTTGACTGGTTGTATCAGATACAAGTGCCCTATTAGAAAATAGGGCTACCCATAGGGGTCTTTCCATTAagattttcaggaaaaacaataaaatggTTTGTATAGctggccaaaggaaaaaaaaattggcaaacATTCTTGCAAAGCTAACTttgtcattttttccccctgcattcCTAACCCTTTGTTCTCACACAGGCTTTGCTCCTGCAAGGACTccactgctgtccctgccctgccaaGGACACAGCACATGACTGACCCTGGTCTCTGTAGTCAGCCAGCTGGCTCAGAGGCTTCAACTTAAGCACATGTGCAAGTCCTTAGCTCAACAGGAGCTTATCAGTGCCACAGGACAAAGCCAAAGAATTCAATGTGCAGATAAAGCCTGAGTGGAGCACTGGCATTGGGAGGGGTAATGACAAGCTCTGTTCTTGCTGTGCATCAGCTGTGAAGCAGCCAGGTGACCTGCAAACTGAAAGCATCTCTAGCCTGGAGATAGACTTTGTTTGTTCTGTAAGTAGATCCATTAATATTCAAGTGGGACACAGgacttaatgaaaaaaatgggttCTAAACTTTCACCCATCCTATGGTATGGATAGATAGACTCACAAACAAGTGAGACCAATGTGTTTGCTCAAAGTAGGGTGAACATTAATGTTCATGCCTGAAAAAATCCTCACTTACTTGTGATCAACTGGCTAGCAGAAACTGAGGTGAAATAACATCCTGATGAGCAATCTGCAGTGGGTAATTGAAGCAGTGGAAGGTCTCTTGCTAGAGAATAGTGGGATTAAAGCCAGTCCTCAAATCTGCCTCCTGAATGGGATCTCCTACAACAGAGATTAGCAAAAAATGTGCAGTGCAAAAGATCCATGCAAAAATCTCACATCCCTCATAGCCTATTTGGGCTGTCTTTAATCACAGTGCTGAGCACCTTACATCCAGACTGCCCTCAGAAATCAGTGGTAAATGTAACAAAGCCAGGTGCTATTTGTCATGACTCAAAGTCCTGCAATCTTAATGAGTGAATAAATGGAGAGCTGGATATATCCTCTGCCTGGAGAGAACTTTCCTCAGTCTGTACTGAGATTCAGACCCTCCCCATTAGTTTCCCAAAGAGGAGCTGTAAATGTGTCCCTTTGTAAGGATCTCCAAGCACTTTTTGGTGTTATGAGACAGACAAAATAATGTCATTGGACCCATTTCACTGATGAGTAGATTGAGGCACATGAAGTGGGCTGTGTGATCATCAAACAAATCTGTCAGAACTGGGAATTGTAACCAACAAGGTCTGCCCAGATTCCTTGCCACAACCTTTGTTTTCACTGTGCTTCACCTTATGGAGGTCAGGTAGGATGGAAAGGTGAAATAATGAGATGCCCTTCTTGCAGATTTGTGCTTACAATTCTTGTCTACTCCTGATGCTTGTTGTGGTTGCAGTACCTCCTCCATAatgcttcagcagctccttaCAATCACTGAAGTCAAACACGTAGTCACTagaaaaggcagcagtgagCAAACCTTAGGGGGAATAGAGGACATGGGAGTCCCTCAATCCCCAGTCTTCAAAAGGTTAATTTCTTCAACTTCCCTGTTCACTTAAGCCTTCTTGCATAATGGCTGTCTTCATGAATTGAGAGGGGGAAACGTACAGCTATTCACCTTATGAATTTGTGggaaaattcttattttaaaggTGCTGAATTTCTCTGAGGTAGAATGCATGTTATTGCATGTTACTGTATGTAACCGTTATGCTGAGGAGTTTGAGTGACAAAGCTGGAGCAATGTCTCCTTGCTTATTGTTTTTGTCATTCTATTCATATCTCATTCCACTCAAGATGAAGTTGCACGTGGAATCACACTGAAATTCACAGCCAGTTCTATGTAGCTTAAAACAGCGGTGTCCAAGCTCTGCTCCATGGACTTGTGGTGGCTTCCAAGCTCCTCATGAATTATCTTACATTTATGGCTAATCCATTGACACATGGCAGATGATCTGACCAGTGTTTGCATGAGTAGGATAGAGCAAGGTGGTGCTACAGGGTCAGCAGCAGTTCCTGACCTCCTTGGGAACATCAGTCTGAGTGCTGCAGTATCCCAGTCACTGGAACCatggcagcagtgctgcctgtgTAGGACCAAGTGAGTAGAGAATAAAACTACTCGCATAAACCTACTTGACCAGGGGTGCTTTAGTGCTTCTACTTAGAGATGATCTTGGATACAAAACTATAAAATCTGGGccttttttaaacacaaatataATGACTAAGTAGGATATTTGAAGCAATCTGTTCCCAGGAAACACAAAACCTGTTCCTTTTCTGAATTCTGATTACCTTGGATTAGTGGAAGACTCTGAAGGGGGGAGGACAAACTGTGCAGGACCAAGAGTTATCTTAGGAAAAGTGTGGTGAGTCTTGTGCTACTTGAGTTACAATagtattttcagtaaaataaaggTTGCTGCATAGTATTAAACTGTACTGCCAGAATGGCTTCTTGTTCTCCTGATCTCTTGAGCAAGAATCATTCACACTGTGTGCTCTGATATTGCTGTTGTCCTGCATATCTGGAAATGGCTGTTTGTGTGTTAGCCTTCCTGGGAGGAAAAAGCCTCCTGGATGGCAGCATTTTATGGCTCTGCCTAGAGAAGTCCTTTCAGTCATCTAGATGCTGCTCCTCCCATGTAGATGTTGGGATGGCACTGTAAGGGTCCATGATGACTTTTGCACATCGAATAATCATCACAATtaagaagaggcagaggaaaacaaaacatgctaATGTCAGTCCCTTGTCCACATCAACATACACGGGCTCTGGGGTTGGTCCCTCCATTGCTTCTGCCGCTCTTCATCTGGGTTTATATTTCCTCCTAACATCATCGACCACCTGCAAAACAAACATGGGATCAGAGACCACAGGCTGCTGCCCCTGAGAGTGGGGAAACCCAGGGGTacagctggaaagagaaaacttcCCTGTTTAGTATATTCTTCTAGGGAAACAAACCTGCAGGAAACATCATAGCTTGGGTAATGGTGAGAGCAGTGAACAGGAAAGCCTTCATCTCTACCTTAATTCAGTCCATGAATGCATCTTGCTAAGATATTAGACAATAAAAAATGATGctaacaaagaaaagagaagcagtggAGAAGGAACACTATTCACCTGAAATATTATCTCTCAGAAGAGGCCCAGATAACGTTCTTGTCTCGGCATTTTCCAGTCAGAAatatttcctctcctctgctgctgtgaaaGAGCAGACAAATGGCAGAGAAAATGGCAGAGAAAACTTTCTATCCTGACTTTTCCTCTCTGTCCAAACATCCCTCATCTCTCACTGGtgcaaagcaaagtgaaaattatgtgaatttattttctgtaacatttaATCTTTGGTACTCAGAGTTTCTCCAGGGCAATAGAAGATTTTTAGGAGCGATAAAACTAAGTGGGTGTTTTATCACCTAGAGAGGTACAGAGGATTATGTGATTAGTataaggattattttatttgatgCAGATGCCTGCGTAGCTGAAAGTCTCTTCTGACCTCCTTGTCTGAATCCATAACCAAAATGACTTCAGCAGATATTGACTCCCTTCTGCCTCTGCAAATTTGCCTCCAGGCTGCTCACACAAATTGCTTTGTATGATGATGCTGAAGGAGAGGAACTGCCCTGACTTAGAGAATGAGTCACTGCCCAGGGACTGGGGAAACTTTTCCTTACATCCACCTTTGGTCAAGGTAAGAGTTAGAAGTGTTGAGGGCTGCTGTTGTAAAAGAGCAGGAATATGGAATcctcctttaaaataaaaatcacacatCAAAGCTGTTCACATCAATGCAATAACCAACCTGAAAAACAATCCCTGCTTcatatggagaagaaaaatgggaaagggaaggTACTGAACCATAGGGAGAATTGGGTGAAACTTTGGTATCAAGTAGTCCAGTTGCTCTCTCTAACCTCATTGATGCAGTGAGGAAATCCCAGGTACAGGTTTTATCTATGGAGTCAGGTTTGCCAGGTTACATTTccagtgagctgctgctgcttctggcaggGCTATTGCAGTAGCAATTCACATCTGGCTGGATCATTGTGTTCATCATCCTGTACCAGCTGTGAGTGGGTGACCCAGTGACTCCTGACCTCTTGTACCCTGGGTGAACTGAGGaccttttatttccaaaatttgtaattccttctctctctcctaaTTTACTCCTTTTCAAGTAGTTTTCCAGTTTCACCACCTCTTAGATCCTACAGGGCAAGTATAAATCAGCTGGGCCCTCCAGTCTATTTCAAGCACAAGGATGGCAGattcttttatttcctgaaagcacagaaattacTGTGACAGCtggtcctgcagcagggagatgaAAGAGAAGCTGATGACACAGTGAATGAAACCAAGCAGACAGCACATGTGTTCACCAGTTAGATCCTTAGGATGGACCAGCAAGCTTGGGCCAGTAAAGAAATGGGTGAGTAATGGGAGCAGAGCTATAATGCTCACCTAGCCTGATCAGGTGTCAGGCCAGATCAGAGCTCTTTTATTCCCAGAAGATCCTTCCTCATCACTCTGTTTCACCAGCCAAGAGGTCTTACCTTACAGTTTGTAACTTCATTTGGTGAAAGAGACTTTGTCAGCAAGGCTGGGTTATAAGTATggatactttttctttttgtgcagcagcagcagaaaaaaagatgttaacAGAACTACTAAGATAGCCCAGTCCTTCCTGATATACCCGTATGAAGTTCTGGCAAGGATGGATTTGATTCCACACTGTTACCTCctgcagaaaacagaactaCCTGGTAATTTCCATCAGTACTGATCTCTGatgaaaaattgcattttcagtCAAATGTACTTTCTTCGAAAAGATGCATCATTTACTCAGAAAGTGATTCAAACTTTCAAGTAGAGATTCATCtcttgtagattttttttttcctcttcaaaatgGCATCACACGTTCCCATGGAAGTTGTGGTTCAAGTGTTGCATCCTTCTGCTTGCCTCTGCTGTGGCTGGGTGATATTTCCTATGAAACACCTGAGCTatcctgcagcccctctcct
This genomic window contains:
- the CTXND1 gene encoding cortexin domain-containing 1 protein, with protein sequence MEGPTPEPVYVDVDKGLTLACFVFLCLFLIVMIIRCAKVIMDPYSAIPTSTWEEQHLDD